The following DNA comes from Plasmodium cynomolgi strain B DNA, scaffold: 1312, whole genome shotgun sequence.
aaaaaattaaaatatagatatGTAATACTTTTACTTATTATTGTTGTACATTTAAATCAATTTGTTTACAAGGAAGCtctataatgatatatgtgtacaaaatatatgcatactcTATATAACAAAGTGCCAGTTACTAAAACTTGAGCTGCACCAAGAACTGAATTAGTAACTTTTGCTCCAATTCCAAGCCTCTGAGGTGTCATATGTGTATCTTGAGTACTGGATGTATCACTTTGCAACCCAGAATCACTTCCGTCGGCTCTAATTTGTGAACCATTTGTTGGATTATGCAAAGAACTCTCATTTACAGAATCTGTAGATTCTGAACCCTTTTCTTCTGCAATATGATTATAACATATAAGAGTAGGTAGCAGTTCCTTAGGATTATAAGGCTTGCATTGATTATAGAAAATTGGACAATTTCTTGGTCTTTGTGTACACACATCTTCAAAGTATTTATATACGGAAATCATgtcttcaatttttccataatattttttgcattttacaTGATCGTTTTTAGTCAGAGAAACAAGGAATTTATAATCAAcataataatcatataattgctttcttttcctccagTCAACATGTTGAGGTAATTTCATATCAGGCTCACATTTATTATTGAGATATGTATATGATGATTTACCAATAAAATCATTCCATATCATATGGAGTTCGGCAACAGGAGGCATAATAGTACTTGATTTATCAGAACCCCAAATGCTAACTAATCTACTATATacccaataatttaatagaaTACAGTCATCATTTTCAGTAT
Coding sequences within:
- a CDS encoding hypothetical protein (putative); translation: MYRLFQSSQNELYSDVIYYNMDRESGDLNHYDKTCSNINVNENKEEMIRICKKLLRNLENFTSWFKSNTENDDCILLNYWVYSRLVSIWGSDKSSTIMPPVAELHMIWNDFIGKSSYTYLNNKCEPDMKLPQHVDWRKRKQLYDYYVDYKFLVSLTKNDHVKCKKYYGKIEDMISVYKYFEDVCTQRPRNCPIFYNQCKPYNPKELLPTLICYNHIAEEKGSESTDSVNESSLHNPTNGSQIRADGSDSGLQSDTSSTQDTHMTPQRLGIGAKVTNSVLGAAQVLVTGTLLYRSFLVNKLI